A genomic window from Promicromonospora sukumoe includes:
- a CDS encoding carbohydrate ABC transporter permease: MSTSTIDRLESSRRAARASAAERSISKAEGWRRRGPLLPALIFTVIVTQLPFLVTIWYSLRGQNLLRPGEDIFVGLSNYIDIAQDSTFRQTALNSVVITLGCVLVAMVLGIVLALLLDRPFFGRGVARTMLITPFLVMPVATSVLWSVALLNPTYGLFNWVLGVFGIEAVDWTSTYPIIAILMALVWQWTPFMMLLVLAGLQAQAKDVLEAASVDGAGPWRVFRSITLPHLRRYIELGVLLGVIYVVNTFDQIYLMTAGGPGTASANLPFYIYQRAFLGFDIGQAAAMGVVVVIATIIVASAALRLIFRSFEVKE, encoded by the coding sequence ATGAGCACCTCGACCATCGACCGGCTGGAGAGCTCGCGCCGGGCGGCCCGCGCCTCGGCGGCGGAGCGGTCCATCAGCAAGGCCGAGGGGTGGCGCCGCCGCGGCCCGCTCCTGCCGGCCCTGATCTTCACCGTCATCGTCACGCAGCTCCCGTTCCTCGTGACGATCTGGTACTCGCTGCGCGGGCAGAACCTGCTGCGGCCCGGCGAGGACATCTTCGTGGGCCTGTCGAACTACATCGACATCGCCCAGGACTCGACGTTCCGGCAGACCGCGCTGAACTCGGTGGTCATCACGCTGGGCTGCGTGCTCGTGGCGATGGTGCTCGGCATCGTGCTGGCGCTGCTGCTGGACCGGCCGTTCTTCGGCCGGGGCGTGGCCCGCACCATGCTCATCACGCCGTTCCTGGTGATGCCGGTGGCGACGTCGGTGCTGTGGTCCGTCGCGCTGCTCAACCCCACGTACGGCCTGTTCAACTGGGTGCTCGGCGTGTTCGGCATCGAGGCGGTCGACTGGACGTCGACCTACCCGATCATCGCGATCCTGATGGCGCTGGTCTGGCAGTGGACGCCGTTCATGATGCTGCTGGTGCTCGCCGGGCTCCAGGCCCAGGCGAAGGACGTGCTGGAGGCCGCGTCGGTCGACGGCGCCGGCCCGTGGCGGGTCTTCCGCTCGATCACGCTGCCGCACCTGCGTCGGTACATCGAGCTGGGCGTGCTGCTCGGCGTCATCTATGTGGTCAACACGTTCGACCAGATCTACCTCATGACGGCGGGCGGGCCCGGTACGGCCAGCGCCAACCTGCCGTTCTACATCTACCAGCGCGCGTTCCTCGGGTTCGACATCGGGCAGGCCGCCGCCATGGGCGTCGTCGTCGTGATCGCCACGATCATCGTGGCCTCCGCCGCGCTGCGCCTCATCTTCCGCAGCTTCGAGGTCAAGGAGTGA
- a CDS encoding carbohydrate ABC transporter permease, producing the protein MSDVTRAYRRRATGGVLTTLTWLLALAFFFPVAWMAATAFKQENQAASDPPTWFFTPTLDQFRAVIEGGSGVYVANSAIATGVSTVLVLLLGIPAAYALSIRPVEKVSDVLFFFISTKMLPVVAVIVPIYVVAGQLKVLDNIWTLVVLYTAMNLPIAVWMMRSFFLEVPGEVLEAASVDGAGLMRTLRSVLIPMVAPGIAATALICVIFSWNEFFFALNLTASRAATVPVLIVSTMTSEGLFLARLCAAALLASLPVIIAGWVAQKQLVRGLSMGAIK; encoded by the coding sequence ATGTCCGACGTGACCCGGGCGTACCGCCGTCGAGCCACGGGTGGTGTGCTGACCACGCTGACCTGGCTGCTGGCGCTCGCCTTCTTCTTCCCGGTCGCCTGGATGGCGGCCACCGCGTTCAAGCAGGAGAACCAGGCGGCGTCCGACCCGCCCACGTGGTTCTTCACGCCCACGCTCGACCAGTTCCGCGCCGTGATCGAGGGCGGGTCCGGCGTGTACGTGGCGAACTCCGCCATCGCGACCGGCGTCTCGACCGTGCTCGTGCTGCTGCTGGGCATCCCGGCGGCGTACGCGCTGTCGATCCGGCCCGTGGAGAAGGTCAGCGACGTGCTGTTCTTCTTCATCTCCACCAAGATGCTGCCCGTCGTGGCCGTCATCGTGCCGATCTACGTGGTGGCCGGGCAGCTCAAGGTGCTCGACAACATCTGGACCCTGGTGGTCCTGTACACGGCGATGAACCTGCCGATCGCGGTGTGGATGATGCGGTCGTTCTTCCTGGAGGTGCCGGGGGAGGTGCTGGAGGCGGCGTCCGTCGACGGCGCCGGGCTGATGCGGACCCTGCGGTCCGTGCTCATCCCGATGGTGGCCCCCGGCATCGCCGCCACGGCGCTGATCTGCGTGATCTTCTCGTGGAACGAGTTCTTCTTCGCCCTGAACCTCACCGCCTCCCGGGCGGCGACGGTGCCGGTGCTCATCGTGTCGACCATGACGAGCGAGGGCCTGTTCCTGGCCCGGCTGTGCGCGGCGGCGCTGCTGGCGTCGCTGCCCGTGATCATCGCGGGCTGGGTGGCGCAGAAGCAGCTCGTGCGCGGGCTGTCGATGGGTGCGATCAAGTAG
- a CDS encoding ABC transporter substrate-binding protein, whose amino-acid sequence MRWAAAAATAATALALSGCAGAGAVGGDDGEQIVVAIVSNPQMQDAISLQDEFRAAHPGVDVRFVSLPENEARAKITASVATGGGEFDVVMISNYETPMWAENGWIENLQPYIDETEGYDAEDFVPSVREALSRDGDMYSVPFYGESSFLAYRADLFEQAGLDMPANPTWDEVRELAAELNEPAEDFSGICLRGLAGWGEVMAPMSTAINTFGGGWFDEDWNATLDSPESREAIETYIDTVQTSGQPGAATSGFGDCLTRFAQGQSAMWYDATSMVSSIEDPASSTVAGKVGYAPAPVADTESAGWLYSWSLAIPSTSEHKDAAWDFVSWMTNKEYIKTVGEEIGWERVPPGSRLSTYEIPEYAEVSEAYADATLESMNGATQEAAMTHPVPYPGIQFVGIPEFQDLGTRVGQQMSAAIAGQVTVDEAIAQSQRYAETVAETYRAQEGK is encoded by the coding sequence GTGAGATGGGCGGCGGCCGCCGCGACGGCGGCCACCGCGCTGGCCCTGTCCGGCTGTGCCGGGGCGGGAGCCGTGGGCGGGGACGACGGCGAGCAGATCGTGGTCGCGATCGTCTCCAACCCGCAGATGCAGGACGCGATCTCGTTGCAGGACGAGTTCCGTGCCGCGCACCCGGGCGTCGACGTGCGCTTCGTGTCGCTGCCCGAGAACGAGGCCCGCGCCAAGATCACGGCGTCCGTGGCGACCGGCGGCGGTGAGTTCGACGTCGTCATGATCTCCAACTACGAGACGCCGATGTGGGCCGAGAACGGCTGGATCGAGAACCTGCAGCCGTACATCGACGAGACGGAGGGCTACGACGCCGAGGACTTCGTCCCCAGCGTCCGCGAGGCCCTCTCGCGCGACGGCGACATGTACTCGGTGCCGTTCTACGGCGAGTCGTCGTTCCTGGCGTACCGCGCCGACCTGTTCGAGCAGGCGGGGCTGGACATGCCCGCCAACCCGACCTGGGACGAGGTGCGGGAGCTGGCCGCGGAGCTGAACGAGCCCGCCGAGGACTTCTCGGGCATCTGCCTGCGCGGCCTGGCCGGCTGGGGCGAGGTCATGGCGCCGATGAGCACCGCGATCAACACGTTCGGCGGCGGCTGGTTCGACGAGGACTGGAACGCCACCCTCGACTCGCCCGAGAGCCGTGAGGCCATCGAGACCTACATCGACACCGTGCAGACCTCCGGCCAGCCCGGCGCCGCGACGTCCGGGTTCGGCGACTGCCTCACCCGGTTCGCCCAGGGTCAGTCGGCCATGTGGTACGACGCGACGTCGATGGTCTCGTCCATCGAGGACCCTGCGTCCTCCACCGTGGCGGGCAAGGTCGGCTACGCGCCCGCGCCGGTCGCGGACACCGAGTCGGCGGGCTGGCTCTACAGCTGGTCCCTCGCCATCCCGTCCACGAGCGAGCACAAGGACGCCGCCTGGGACTTCGTGTCCTGGATGACGAACAAGGAGTACATCAAGACCGTCGGCGAGGAGATCGGCTGGGAGCGGGTGCCCCCGGGCAGCCGGCTGTCCACCTACGAGATCCCCGAGTACGCCGAGGTGTCCGAGGCCTACGCCGACGCGACCCTGGAGTCGATGAACGGGGCCACGCAGGAGGCCGCGATGACCCACCCGGTGCCCTACCCGGGCATCCAGTTCGTGGGCATCCCGGAGTTCCAGGACCTCGGCACCCGCGTGGGCCAGCAGATGTCCGCGGCGATCGCCGGACAGGTCACCGTGGACGAGGCCATCGCACAGTCGCAGCGCTACGCCGAGACCGTGGCGGAGACCTACCGGGCCCAGGAGGGGAAATGA
- a CDS encoding mannitol dehydrogenase family protein: MTALDEETVGSLVASAPDGADLTVPTYDRDRLTTGIVHLGVGGFHRAHQAMYLDRLMAEGKALDWAVCGVGVLPGDARMRDALAAQDGLYTLVLKHPDGRLEARVIGSIKEYLLAPDDPEAVLEKMASPEVRIVSLTVTEGGYNIHHVTGEFDLADPAVAADLADGAVPATTFGLVTEALRRRRERGVPPFTVMSCDNIQGNGEVARRAFTTFARAKDADLAAWIETEVAFPSSMVDRITPVTTDADRALVAERFGVDDAWPVVAEPFEQWALEDTFPTGRPPFEDAGVQVVPDVEPYELMKLRLLNASHQALCYVGYLAGHRYAHEVAGQDVYARFLRGYMDREGTPTLEPVPGIDLDQYKATLIERFANPHVADTLARLCAESSDRIPKWLLPVVRHHLATGGPIEHAALVVASWARYDEGTDEAGEPIEIVDRLADRLHRAALAQAEDPLAFLRDREVFGDLVDDERFTAAYTAALDALHEQGARATVEDLVARG; this comes from the coding sequence ATGACGGCACTCGACGAGGAGACCGTGGGCAGCCTGGTGGCGTCCGCGCCGGACGGCGCAGACCTGACGGTGCCCACCTATGACCGCGACCGGCTCACCACCGGGATCGTGCATCTCGGGGTGGGCGGCTTCCACCGCGCGCACCAGGCGATGTACCTGGACCGGCTGATGGCCGAGGGCAAGGCGCTCGACTGGGCGGTCTGCGGCGTCGGCGTGCTGCCGGGCGACGCCCGTATGCGCGACGCGCTGGCCGCCCAGGACGGCCTCTACACGCTGGTGCTCAAGCACCCGGACGGGCGCCTGGAGGCGCGCGTCATCGGGTCGATCAAGGAGTACCTGCTCGCCCCCGACGACCCGGAGGCCGTGCTGGAGAAGATGGCCTCGCCCGAGGTCCGCATCGTCTCCCTCACGGTCACCGAGGGCGGCTACAACATCCACCACGTGACCGGCGAGTTCGACCTGGCGGACCCGGCGGTCGCCGCGGACCTGGCCGACGGCGCCGTCCCCGCGACGACGTTCGGCCTGGTCACCGAGGCCCTGCGCCGACGGCGGGAGCGTGGCGTGCCGCCGTTCACCGTGATGAGCTGCGACAACATCCAGGGCAACGGCGAGGTCGCGCGCCGCGCCTTCACCACGTTCGCCCGCGCGAAGGACGCCGACCTGGCGGCGTGGATCGAGACCGAGGTCGCGTTCCCGAGCTCCATGGTGGACCGCATCACGCCGGTGACCACCGACGCCGACCGTGCCCTGGTGGCCGAGCGGTTCGGCGTCGACGACGCCTGGCCCGTCGTGGCCGAGCCGTTCGAGCAGTGGGCCCTGGAGGACACCTTCCCGACGGGGCGGCCGCCGTTCGAGGACGCCGGCGTGCAGGTGGTGCCCGACGTCGAGCCCTACGAGCTGATGAAGCTCCGCCTGCTCAACGCCAGCCACCAGGCCCTGTGCTACGTGGGCTACCTGGCCGGTCACCGGTACGCGCACGAGGTCGCCGGGCAGGACGTGTACGCCCGGTTCCTGCGCGGGTACATGGACCGCGAGGGCACGCCCACGCTGGAGCCGGTGCCCGGCATCGACCTGGACCAGTACAAGGCCACGCTGATCGAGCGGTTCGCGAACCCGCACGTGGCAGACACCCTGGCGCGGCTGTGCGCCGAGTCGTCCGACCGCATCCCCAAGTGGCTGCTGCCCGTGGTGCGGCACCACCTGGCCACGGGCGGGCCGATCGAGCACGCGGCGCTCGTCGTGGCCTCCTGGGCCCGGTACGACGAGGGCACGGACGAGGCCGGCGAGCCCATCGAGATCGTGGACCGGCTCGCCGACCGCCTGCACCGCGCCGCCCTCGCGCAGGCGGAGGACCCGCTGGCGTTCCTGCGGGACCGCGAGGTGTTCGGCGACCTGGTCGACGACGAGCGCTTCACCGCCGCCTACACCGCGGCGCTGGACGCCCTGCACGAGCAGGGCGCCCGCGCCACGGTCGAGGACCTGGTCGCCCGGGGCTGA
- a CDS encoding SDR family NAD(P)-dependent oxidoreductase — protein MQQTWFITGSSRGFGRALALAALAAGDQVATTARRPEQLDDLVAQYGERVLPLRLDVTDPAAVRAALDEAAARFGGIDVVVNNAGYANVAPIETGDDADFRTQFETNFWGVYNVSKAVIPLLRKQGSGLVIQFSSVGGRVGGSPGIASYQAAKFAIDGFSRVLRVETAPFGVKVLVVEPSGFRTDWAGASMTVHDAPAGYESTVGAMNTRMRQAGAGAAGDPARAAEILVAVAKHDDLPDNLPLGVNATEMSVAQDRRLLASDERWGDVSRSADFGQPFPAALPKA, from the coding sequence ATGCAGCAGACATGGTTCATCACAGGTTCCTCGCGTGGCTTCGGCCGCGCCCTCGCTCTCGCCGCGCTCGCCGCGGGTGACCAGGTGGCAACGACCGCCCGGCGTCCCGAGCAGCTCGACGACCTCGTCGCGCAGTACGGCGAGCGGGTGCTCCCGCTCCGGCTCGACGTCACCGACCCCGCCGCCGTCCGCGCGGCGCTCGACGAGGCCGCCGCCCGGTTCGGCGGCATCGACGTCGTCGTCAACAACGCGGGCTACGCCAACGTCGCCCCGATCGAGACCGGGGACGACGCCGACTTCCGCACCCAGTTCGAGACCAACTTCTGGGGCGTCTACAACGTGTCCAAGGCCGTGATCCCGCTGCTCCGCAAGCAGGGGAGCGGCCTCGTGATCCAGTTCTCGTCGGTCGGCGGCCGCGTCGGCGGGTCGCCGGGCATCGCGTCGTACCAGGCGGCCAAGTTCGCCATCGACGGCTTCAGCCGCGTGCTCCGCGTCGAGACGGCGCCGTTCGGAGTCAAGGTGCTCGTCGTCGAGCCGAGCGGCTTCCGCACCGACTGGGCCGGCGCGTCCATGACCGTGCACGATGCCCCGGCAGGGTACGAGTCCACGGTCGGCGCCATGAACACGCGGATGCGTCAGGCCGGCGCGGGCGCCGCGGGTGACCCGGCGCGGGCCGCCGAGATCCTGGTGGCGGTCGCCAAGCACGACGACCTGCCCGACAACCTGCCGCTGGGCGTCAACGCCACGGAGATGTCGGTCGCGCAGGACCGCCGGCTCCTGGCGTCGGACGAGCGGTGGGGCGACGTGAGCAGGTCGGCGGACTTCGGCCAGCCCTTCCCGGCCGCCCTCCCGAAGGCCTGA
- a CDS encoding sugar-binding transcriptional regulator, which produces MTPNDTNLMVEVSTDYYLDGKSKVEIARDRGISRFQVARLLAQAREQGVVRIEINAPGVDGERGARLAARLGAREILVAPSGPDPAATRENVAVALARTAREQITEGMTVGVSWSRTVEAAVRHIGQLPECDVVQLVGALPVEGSGNSLALISTFAQMPGVRTWPVWSPLLVADAATAAGMRRQPEIADALARADHLDVAVVAIGNWSERTSTVFPQISVEEQQAATAAGAVAECSGRLFDAAGRPVRTSLDERVVGVTLEQLTGTPRVIAIGYGSAVAPGLLAAVNGGVADTLVVDDAAAAALEIIAPS; this is translated from the coding sequence GTGACCCCGAACGACACGAACCTCATGGTCGAGGTGAGTACCGACTACTACCTCGACGGCAAGTCGAAGGTCGAGATCGCCCGTGACCGCGGCATCTCCCGTTTCCAGGTGGCCCGGCTGCTCGCGCAGGCCCGGGAGCAGGGCGTGGTGCGCATCGAGATCAACGCGCCCGGGGTCGACGGCGAGCGCGGCGCGCGCCTGGCCGCCCGCCTCGGCGCGCGTGAGATCCTCGTCGCGCCCAGCGGCCCGGACCCGGCCGCCACGCGCGAGAACGTCGCCGTCGCGCTCGCGCGCACCGCCCGGGAGCAGATCACCGAGGGCATGACCGTCGGGGTGTCCTGGTCGCGCACGGTCGAGGCCGCGGTGCGGCACATCGGGCAGCTCCCCGAGTGCGACGTCGTGCAGCTCGTCGGCGCCCTGCCCGTCGAGGGCAGCGGCAACTCCCTGGCGCTCATAAGCACGTTCGCGCAGATGCCGGGCGTGCGCACCTGGCCCGTCTGGTCCCCGCTCCTGGTGGCCGACGCCGCGACCGCCGCGGGCATGCGCCGCCAGCCCGAGATCGCCGACGCCCTCGCGCGGGCCGACCACCTCGACGTCGCCGTCGTCGCGATCGGCAACTGGTCCGAGCGCACCTCCACGGTGTTCCCGCAGATCAGCGTCGAGGAGCAGCAGGCGGCCACGGCCGCGGGCGCGGTCGCCGAGTGCTCGGGCCGCCTGTTCGACGCCGCGGGCAGGCCCGTCCGCACCAGCCTCGACGAGCGCGTGGTGGGCGTGACACTCGAACAGCTCACCGGCACGCCCCGCGTCATCGCGATCGGCTACGGGTCCGCCGTCGCGCCCGGCCTGCTGGCCGCGGTGAACGGCGGCGTCGCCGACACCCTGGTGGTCGACGACGCCGCCGCGGCGGCGCTGGAGATCATCGCCCCGAGCTAG